From one Saprospiraceae bacterium genomic stretch:
- the ssb gene encoding single-stranded DNA-binding protein, translated as MTSVTNKVQLMGHLGQEPMIKQFSTGSKMASFSLATNESYTSASGTKIENTQWHRLVAWGEIAEKVEQELKKGAKITLTGKLSQRSYEAKDGTKRYTTEIVVNEFELMQTEKLLAA; from the coding sequence ATGACAAGCGTAACGAACAAAGTCCAGTTAATGGGTCACCTCGGGCAGGAGCCGATGATCAAGCAATTTTCCACCGGATCCAAGATGGCATCCTTCTCACTAGCCACTAATGAATCTTATACCAGTGCCAGTGGGACAAAAATCGAAAATACCCAATGGCATCGCCTGGTAGCCTGGGGTGAAATTGCAGAAAAAGTAGAACAAGAGCTAAAAAAAGGTGCCAAAATAACCCTGACAGGCAAATTAAGTCAGCGTAGTTATGAAGCCAAAGACGGTACTAAGCGGTATACCACGGAGATTGTGGTCAATGAGTTTGAGTTGATGCAAACTGAAAAACTATTGGCAGCATAA
- the recA gene encoding recombinase RecA codes for MSNERDAKHKALQLTLDKLEKTYGKGTIMKLGDRQVEDVEVISTGSLGLDIALGIGGLPKGRVIEIYGPESSGKTTLAIHAIAECQKKGGMAAFIDAEHAFDRHYAEALGVDTENLLISQPDNGEQALEIAENLIRSGAIDIIVIDSVAALVPRAEIEGEMGDSKMGLQARLMSQAMRKLTGTIGRTGCCCIFINQLREKIGVMFGNPETTTGGNALKFYASIRLDIRRQGSPIKDKEGNMLGNTVKVKVVKNKLAPPFRIANFDITYGEGISKIGEIVDLGVDLEIIQKSGAWFSYGGSKIAQGREAAKQFMADNPEVADEIETKIREKVEAGAAVGKAVASTED; via the coding sequence ATGAGCAACGAACGCGACGCAAAACATAAAGCCCTGCAACTTACCCTCGACAAACTGGAGAAGACCTACGGTAAGGGCACGATCATGAAGCTTGGAGACCGACAAGTCGAGGATGTAGAAGTGATATCTACGGGTTCTCTGGGTCTTGATATAGCCTTAGGCATCGGCGGACTGCCAAAAGGCAGAGTGATAGAAATATATGGCCCTGAATCTTCTGGAAAAACCACCCTGGCTATTCATGCCATAGCGGAATGCCAAAAGAAAGGTGGTATGGCTGCATTTATAGATGCCGAACATGCTTTTGACCGGCATTACGCCGAAGCGCTGGGAGTAGATACAGAAAACCTGCTGATTTCTCAGCCAGATAATGGAGAGCAGGCGCTGGAGATAGCAGAAAACTTGATTCGATCAGGAGCTATAGATATCATCGTCATAGATTCTGTCGCAGCTTTGGTACCAAGAGCCGAGATAGAAGGGGAGATGGGTGATAGTAAGATGGGATTGCAGGCCAGACTGATGTCCCAAGCCATGCGAAAGCTCACCGGTACTATTGGTCGCACAGGTTGTTGCTGCATATTTATCAATCAATTGCGTGAAAAGATCGGTGTCATGTTTGGTAATCCGGAGACGACCACCGGTGGAAATGCTTTAAAATTTTATGCCAGTATTAGGCTTGATATCAGAAGACAAGGTTCGCCAATAAAGGACAAAGAAGGTAATATGTTGGGCAATACCGTCAAAGTCAAAGTGGTCAAAAACAAATTGGCGCCACCTTTCCGTATAGCCAATTTTGACATTACCTACGGCGAAGGCATCTCTAAAATCGGTGAAATCGTTGATCTTGGAGTAGACCTGGAAATCATCCAAAAAAGTGGTGCCTGGTTTAGCTATGGCGGTTCTAAAATCGCTCAGGGTCGGGAAGCTGCCAAACAATTCATGGCTGACAATCCGGAAGTAGCTGATGAAATCGAGACTAAGATCAGAGAAAAAGTGGAAGCCGGCGCAGCTGTAGGTAAGGCAGTGGCCAGCACGGAAGACTAA